Proteins encoded by one window of Enterococcus faecalis:
- the fdrA gene encoding DUF1116 domain-containing protein, with amino-acid sequence MLHTVILKNNYQDSINLMLLTNKINALDGVTMSQIMMGTDANKDILNNTNLLTDEANSASANDMMIVVDSEKENIMEEVMPAIDEFLDDLSAKGTSEEAQAATSWSEAFDLLPEANVALFSIPGEYGAPEMERALKNDLHVFSFTDNVSIEDEVRLKKLAHEKGLLMMGPDCGTGIISSIPIAFTNVVSPGNIGVVGASGTGIQEVTTIIDRLGGGVVHAIGTGGRDLSDKVGAITVKDAIVALENHEPTDVITVISKPPAKEVRDEVVELLQSISKPVVAIFLGEKPTSHEGKVYLAHTLEETAKIAVDLANDVAVKKNYFEALAKPAVPTLPEDKVVKGLYSGGTLASEAGMLISEALDLGGLVKAEGYVLKSHGYEVIDLGDDMYTQGRPHPMIDPDVRIEKIREYAQDEKTGIILFDVVLGYGAHEDMVGALLPAIEEARATAKEAGRDLYFVATVCGTTKDPQNYQSSVDRLKEGGVLVAESNAKAVQLALLLKGIEISEDDKEVVAYNGPTVDVPKPGEKVMELLTTKPRIINVGLQSFTESIVDYGGETVQFNWRPRANGNKKMIKILDALEDYSEQIEAENHKVTDKIKNAQPFLVDVVPAKSVIPELNDDAQKTLLHAGPPIQWSEMTGPMKGACIGAALFERWADNEEDALKIFEAGEVRFIPCHHVKAVGPMGGITSGNMPVFVVENRLEGNEAYCILNEGIGKVLRFGAYSQEVVDRLDWIKDVLGPTIAKALKLSEEGLNLNVLIARSITMGDEFHQRNIAASLNFLKELSPLIIKTDIPEDQKYEVIKFLADTDQFFLNVMMATGKAIVDGARKDTNGTIVTTMTRNGVNFGVRIAETGDQWHTAPVNTPKGLYFTGFSEEDGNPDVGDSAITETVGVGAMAMVAAPGVTRFVGAGGFEDALATSNEMAKICEGHNPTFSIPTWDFQGTCLGIDIRKVVELGITPIINTGIAHKNAGVGQIGAGTVRAPLGCFEKALEAYAEKLGITVE; translated from the coding sequence ATGTTACACACAGTAATTTTGAAAAACAATTACCAAGACTCCATCAACTTAATGTTATTGACCAATAAAATCAATGCATTAGATGGTGTAACCATGAGTCAAATCATGATGGGAACAGATGCCAACAAAGACATCCTTAACAACACGAACTTGTTAACGGATGAGGCCAATAGTGCATCTGCAAACGACATGATGATTGTGGTTGACAGTGAAAAAGAAAACATCATGGAAGAAGTTATGCCAGCGATTGATGAATTCTTAGATGATTTATCAGCAAAGGGAACTAGTGAAGAAGCACAAGCAGCAACTTCTTGGTCAGAAGCGTTTGATCTTTTACCAGAGGCGAATGTAGCGCTATTCAGTATTCCTGGTGAATATGGTGCGCCAGAAATGGAACGTGCCTTAAAAAATGATTTACACGTGTTCTCTTTCACGGATAATGTGTCAATTGAAGATGAAGTACGTTTGAAAAAATTAGCGCATGAAAAAGGCTTACTAATGATGGGCCCTGACTGTGGAACTGGTATTATCTCAAGTATTCCAATCGCCTTTACAAATGTTGTTTCTCCAGGAAACATTGGCGTTGTTGGTGCTTCAGGAACAGGGATTCAAGAAGTTACAACGATTATTGACCGCTTAGGTGGCGGAGTTGTTCACGCCATTGGTACTGGTGGTCGTGACCTAAGCGACAAAGTAGGCGCTATCACAGTGAAAGATGCTATTGTGGCTTTAGAAAATCACGAACCAACCGATGTGATTACAGTTATTTCTAAACCACCTGCAAAAGAAGTTCGTGATGAAGTGGTTGAATTATTACAAAGCATTTCAAAACCAGTCGTTGCGATTTTCTTAGGAGAAAAACCAACAAGTCACGAAGGCAAAGTTTATCTAGCTCATACATTAGAAGAAACAGCTAAAATTGCTGTTGATTTAGCAAATGATGTGGCCGTGAAGAAAAATTACTTTGAAGCATTAGCAAAACCAGCTGTACCAACATTACCAGAAGATAAAGTTGTAAAAGGCTTATATTCAGGTGGTACATTAGCTTCTGAAGCGGGTATGTTAATTTCTGAAGCTTTAGACCTTGGCGGTTTAGTGAAAGCAGAAGGTTATGTCTTGAAATCTCACGGTTATGAAGTCATTGACTTAGGCGATGATATGTATACACAAGGTCGTCCGCACCCAATGATTGACCCAGATGTTCGTATCGAAAAAATTCGTGAATACGCACAAGATGAAAAAACGGGGATTATCTTATTCGATGTGGTGTTAGGCTATGGTGCTCATGAAGACATGGTTGGTGCATTGTTACCAGCAATTGAAGAAGCGCGTGCCACAGCCAAAGAAGCAGGACGTGATCTTTACTTTGTTGCAACTGTTTGTGGGACGACGAAAGATCCGCAAAATTACCAATCGTCGGTTGATCGTTTGAAAGAAGGCGGCGTTTTAGTTGCAGAAAGCAATGCTAAAGCTGTTCAATTAGCTTTATTACTAAAAGGAATCGAAATTTCAGAAGACGATAAAGAAGTGGTTGCTTACAACGGACCAACTGTCGATGTACCAAAACCAGGCGAAAAAGTAATGGAACTATTAACAACCAAACCAAGAATTATTAACGTTGGGTTGCAAAGCTTTACAGAATCAATCGTTGATTACGGTGGCGAAACTGTTCAATTCAACTGGCGTCCGCGTGCCAACGGCAATAAAAAAATGATTAAAATTTTGGATGCTTTGGAAGATTACAGTGAACAAATCGAAGCTGAAAATCACAAAGTAACAGACAAAATTAAAAATGCACAACCATTCTTAGTAGATGTGGTACCTGCGAAATCAGTGATTCCAGAATTAAATGATGACGCACAAAAAACATTACTTCATGCTGGACCACCAATCCAATGGTCTGAAATGACTGGACCAATGAAAGGTGCTTGTATCGGAGCTGCATTATTCGAACGTTGGGCAGACAATGAAGAAGATGCTTTGAAGATTTTTGAAGCTGGCGAAGTACGTTTCATTCCTTGTCACCATGTAAAAGCAGTAGGACCAATGGGCGGTATTACTTCTGGTAATATGCCAGTCTTTGTTGTGGAAAATCGCTTAGAAGGTAACGAAGCATACTGTATCTTGAATGAAGGTATCGGTAAAGTATTGCGTTTTGGTGCTTATTCACAAGAAGTGGTTGATCGTTTAGATTGGATTAAAGATGTTTTAGGACCAACTATTGCGAAAGCCTTGAAACTTTCTGAAGAAGGCTTGAACTTAAACGTATTGATTGCGCGCTCTATTACAATGGGTGACGAGTTCCACCAAAGAAATATTGCCGCATCATTGAACTTCTTAAAAGAATTGTCTCCATTAATTATCAAAACAGATATTCCAGAAGATCAAAAATACGAAGTAATCAAATTCTTAGCTGACACAGATCAATTCTTCTTAAATGTCATGATGGCAACTGGAAAAGCAATTGTTGATGGTGCCCGTAAAGATACCAACGGAACGATTGTCACAACGATGACTCGTAACGGCGTGAACTTTGGGGTCCGGATTGCAGAAACAGGCGATCAATGGCATACCGCACCAGTAAATACACCAAAAGGTCTTTACTTCACTGGTTTCAGCGAAGAAGACGGAAATCCTGATGTCGGGGATAGTGCAATTACTGAAACAGTAGGCGTTGGAGCAATGGCTATGGTAGCTGCACCTGGCGTAACACGGTTTGTTGGTGCAGGTGGCTTTGAAGATGCGTTAGCAACCTCAAATGAAATGGCAAAAATCTGTGAAGGACACAACCCAACATTCTCAATTCCAACTTGGGATTTCCAAGGAACTTGTTTAGGAATTGATATCCGTAAAGTGGTGGAATTAGGAATTACACCAATCATCAATACAGGGATTGCACACAAAAATGCCGGTGTTGGTCAAATTGGTGCAGGGACAGTTAGAGCACCTCTAGGCTGTTTTGAAAAAGCCCTAGAAGCGTATGCTGAGAAACTAGGCATTACGGTTGAATAA
- a CDS encoding MFS transporter: protein MENSKKNQAVQVSNSYWIKVVAIFFVGWILMYATRTIFNPVMGVIGEQFGLSNTQLGLANSIFFLTYAVAQIPFGMIGDKIGRKLVIAVGFIVLAISTYFSGLATTFVMFLVIRAIAGIGQGAYYGPQYALSTEAIPASKRTIGNAIINSGMAFGTSGGYLLSSKLVLENGEHWSKPFFIMAIPTFIVGILFYTILKEKVIRPGEEAARAAAEEGPQEKISLKEIFSNRNLLAAFILCFTSIYANFVIITWLPQFLIAERGFTGASVGFISSLVPWASIPGALIFARLNDKTGATKKLVFTLVPLAILSVFAIAFVTNRTLLISVLILYGLTGKLALDPIMVTFVTKHAPKAALGTTLSAYNFIGMSGSILAPYVTGYLADTAGSMQVGFYLSCVLLVIGLLAFAFLAKDESKPKLG, encoded by the coding sequence ATGGAGAATAGTAAAAAAAATCAAGCAGTGCAAGTGAGCAATAGTTACTGGATTAAAGTCGTAGCCATTTTCTTCGTAGGCTGGATTTTAATGTACGCAACACGAACTATTTTTAATCCAGTGATGGGGGTCATTGGAGAACAATTTGGTCTAAGTAACACACAACTTGGTTTAGCCAATAGTATCTTCTTTCTAACCTATGCTGTTGCACAGATTCCTTTTGGGATGATTGGCGATAAAATTGGGCGGAAATTAGTCATTGCTGTTGGGTTTATCGTTCTTGCTATTTCTACTTATTTTAGTGGATTAGCGACAACCTTTGTTATGTTTTTAGTCATTCGTGCAATTGCTGGTATTGGTCAAGGAGCTTACTATGGCCCGCAATATGCGCTATCGACAGAAGCGATTCCAGCAAGTAAACGGACCATCGGTAATGCCATCATCAATAGTGGGATGGCCTTCGGTACATCAGGTGGGTACCTACTTTCAAGTAAATTGGTTTTAGAAAATGGTGAACATTGGAGCAAACCATTCTTTATCATGGCGATTCCAACGTTTATCGTAGGAATTCTTTTCTATACAATTTTGAAAGAAAAAGTGATTCGTCCTGGTGAAGAAGCTGCACGAGCAGCTGCTGAAGAAGGACCACAAGAAAAGATCTCATTAAAAGAAATTTTCTCAAATCGTAATTTATTAGCCGCATTTATTTTATGTTTCACAAGTATTTATGCAAACTTTGTCATTATTACTTGGTTGCCACAATTTTTAATTGCTGAACGTGGCTTTACAGGAGCGAGCGTTGGTTTCATTTCATCACTTGTACCATGGGCCTCTATTCCAGGAGCCTTAATCTTCGCTCGTTTGAATGATAAAACAGGTGCGACGAAAAAATTAGTCTTTACATTAGTACCTTTAGCAATCCTATCTGTCTTTGCGATTGCTTTTGTAACAAATCGGACATTGTTAATTTCTGTTTTAATTCTTTATGGGTTAACAGGGAAATTAGCGTTAGATCCAATTATGGTGACTTTTGTTACCAAACATGCACCAAAAGCGGCCTTAGGAACAACGTTAAGTGCCTATAATTTTATCGGGATGTCAGGGTCAATCCTAGCACCGTATGTCACAGGATATTTAGCAGATACAGCAGGCTCAATGCAAGTTGGCTTCTATCTTTCTTGTGTACTATTAGTTATTGGTTTACTAGCTTTTGCTTTCTTAGCTAAAGATGAGAGTAAACCGAAATTAGGTTAA
- the arcC gene encoding carbamate kinase gives MSLNVIALGGNAILDTDPTDEGQKAVVNHAAKYIAEFVAKGEQVIVCHGNGPQVGNLLLQQKAGESEKNPALKLDTCVAMTQGSIGYWLQNALTNEFEKRNIAKPVISVVTQVRVDKEDPSFKKPSKPIGPFYTKEEADAEAAKDGSTYVEDAGRGYRKVVPSPMPKEIVEKEAVRALVEADVLTICSGGGGIPVVAEDGQYVGVEAVNDKDFSARVLAENVDADRLIILTGVDNIYINYNQPDQKALEQISVAEAEEYIKEGHFAAGSMLPKIEAALDFVKGDDKRKAIITSIENLENIDKEAGTVISQKG, from the coding sequence ATGAGTTTAAACGTAATTGCCCTAGGTGGGAATGCTATTTTAGATACGGATCCAACAGATGAAGGCCAAAAAGCCGTCGTTAATCACGCGGCCAAATATATTGCAGAATTTGTTGCTAAAGGGGAACAAGTCATTGTCTGTCACGGAAACGGACCACAAGTAGGGAATTTGCTTTTACAACAAAAAGCAGGCGAAAGTGAAAAAAATCCAGCGTTGAAATTGGATACTTGTGTTGCGATGACACAAGGAAGCATCGGTTACTGGTTACAAAATGCTTTAACTAATGAGTTTGAAAAACGTAACATTGCTAAACCAGTTATCTCTGTAGTTACACAAGTGCGTGTGGACAAAGAAGATCCTTCGTTTAAAAAACCATCAAAACCAATTGGTCCATTCTATACAAAAGAAGAAGCTGACGCGGAAGCAGCCAAAGATGGCTCTACGTATGTGGAAGATGCTGGCCGTGGCTACCGAAAAGTTGTTCCATCACCAATGCCTAAAGAAATTGTTGAAAAAGAGGCGGTTCGTGCTTTAGTAGAGGCGGACGTTTTAACTATCTGTTCTGGTGGCGGGGGCATTCCGGTCGTAGCAGAAGACGGACAATACGTAGGTGTGGAAGCGGTTAACGACAAAGATTTCTCTGCACGTGTTTTAGCTGAAAACGTTGATGCAGACCGTTTGATTATTTTGACAGGCGTTGATAACATCTACATTAATTACAATCAACCAGATCAAAAAGCATTAGAACAAATCAGTGTAGCCGAAGCAGAAGAATACATTAAAGAAGGTCACTTTGCTGCTGGTAGTATGCTACCAAAAATCGAAGCTGCCTTAGACTTCGTAAAAGGTGATGACAAACGGAAAGCAATCATTACTTCTATCGAAAACTTAGAAAACATCGATAAAGAAGCAGGAACTGTGATCAGTCAAAAGGGGTAG
- a CDS encoding DUF2877 domain-containing protein: protein MNNQLVISDYIFPIHQYGKMGTIHSVFERSFNLKVQDQLINVANFHNYLSSFGMFLPDQLFQEIFPYVQQGNKVKITENQLTFYSTVGVKTIQLTPAEVVSLNITHFKLEKDQLRLLRDRLLARNLERRIGLPLDERAKHIFKKMSQKQKVWTLSEWQEVTNYLIGRGKGLTPSGDDILVAYQTILFILADERAAALAATLSAANLSTTDVSKGYIASSAKGYVNSLLYQLLLDLENHRDNRVDENIDRIIQIGHSSGKDMSFGMLLALQSVELDEK, encoded by the coding sequence TTGAATAACCAACTAGTCATTAGTGACTACATTTTTCCTATCCACCAATATGGCAAGATGGGAACCATTCACAGTGTTTTTGAACGTTCATTTAATCTGAAAGTCCAGGATCAATTAATCAATGTTGCAAACTTCCATAATTATTTATCAAGCTTTGGTATGTTTTTGCCAGATCAATTGTTTCAAGAAATCTTTCCGTATGTACAACAAGGTAATAAAGTCAAAATCACAGAAAATCAGTTGACCTTTTACAGTACAGTCGGCGTGAAAACGATCCAACTCACACCTGCCGAGGTCGTTTCTTTAAACATTACTCATTTCAAGTTAGAAAAAGACCAATTACGCTTGTTGCGAGACCGCTTATTAGCGAGAAACTTAGAACGTAGAATTGGCCTGCCTTTAGACGAACGAGCAAAGCATATTTTCAAAAAAATGAGCCAAAAACAAAAAGTTTGGACACTATCGGAATGGCAAGAAGTAACGAATTATCTGATTGGTCGGGGCAAAGGGTTAACCCCGAGTGGTGATGACATTTTAGTGGCGTATCAAACAATTCTGTTCATACTTGCTGATGAAAGAGCTGCGGCGTTAGCCGCTACTCTTTCGGCAGCAAATTTATCCACAACAGATGTTAGTAAAGGCTATATTGCAAGCTCGGCTAAAGGATATGTAAATTCATTGTTGTATCAGTTACTCTTGGATTTGGAGAACCATCGGGATAATAGAGTTGACGAAAATATTGACAGAATTATACAAATCGGACATTCCTCTGGTAAAGATATGTCATTTGGAATGTTACTAGCTTTACAATCTGTAGAGTTAGATGAGAAGTGA
- a CDS encoding alpha/beta hydrolase, producing MKNNQTLANGATVTIYPTTTEPTNYVVYLHGGGMIYGTKSDLPEELKELFTSNGYTVLALDYLLAPNTKIDHILGTLTETFQLLNEEIIQNQPFGLCGRSAGGYLMLQLTKQLQTLNLTPQFLVNFYGYTDLEFIKEPRKLLKQAISAKEIATIDQTKPVWDDPFLSRYLLYHYSIQQALLPHFYGLPENGDWSAYALSDETLKTFPPCFSTASSSDEEVPFRYSKKIGRTIPESTFKAVYYLEHDFLKQTKDPSVITLFEQLDSWLKER from the coding sequence TTGAAAAACAATCAAACACTCGCTAATGGCGCAACAGTTACTATCTACCCCACTACGACTGAACCAACGAACTATGTCGTCTATTTACACGGTGGCGGGATGATTTATGGAACCAAAAGTGATTTACCAGAAGAACTGAAGGAGCTGTTTACAAGCAATGGCTATACCGTTTTAGCGCTGGACTATTTGTTGGCTCCAAATACAAAAATCGATCACATCTTAGGGACGCTAACAGAAACCTTCCAATTGTTAAACGAAGAGATTATTCAAAACCAGCCATTTGGTTTGTGCGGGCGTTCCGCTGGCGGTTATTTAATGTTACAGTTAACCAAACAATTACAAACACTAAATTTGACGCCACAATTTTTAGTCAATTTTTACGGCTATACAGATTTAGAATTTATTAAAGAGCCACGAAAATTATTAAAGCAAGCCATTTCCGCTAAAGAAATAGCTACCATCGACCAAACAAAGCCTGTTTGGGATGATCCTTTTCTTTCTCGCTATCTGCTGTATCATTACAGTATTCAGCAAGCGCTATTGCCGCACTTTTACGGATTACCAGAAAATGGGGACTGGTCTGCTTACGCACTGTCAGACGAAACATTAAAAACTTTTCCACCTTGTTTCAGTACAGCTAGCAGCTCAGACGAAGAAGTGCCGTTCCGCTATAGCAAAAAAATCGGACGGACCATTCCTGAGAGTACCTTTAAAGCGGTTTACTATTTAGAACATGATTTTTTAAAACAAACCAAAGATCCTTCGGTCATCACTTTATTTGAGCAATTGGATAGCTGGCTGAAGGAACGATAA
- a CDS encoding type II toxin-antitoxin system death-on-curing family toxin: MKSIYYLSADDLFQMNTFLIQTYSPAEQIGIKDRNALEMASNQPAQFVFDVDLYPTIEEKAAILMINIATKHCFYNANKRTAVMATDLFLQLNGYDFQLDTQEGVDLLVFIATYRSDFDQLKNDVSKVIRAKLNHTSSH; this comes from the coding sequence ATGAAAAGTATTTATTATTTATCAGCGGATGATCTATTTCAAATGAATACTTTCTTGATCCAAACGTATTCTCCCGCAGAACAAATTGGCATCAAAGATCGTAATGCATTAGAAATGGCTAGCAACCAACCAGCACAATTCGTCTTTGACGTTGACCTGTACCCAACAATTGAAGAAAAAGCAGCTATTTTAATGATTAACATTGCAACAAAGCATTGTTTTTACAATGCAAATAAACGGACAGCTGTAATGGCAACCGACTTATTTTTACAATTAAACGGTTATGATTTCCAATTAGATACGCAAGAAGGCGTTGATTTATTGGTTTTTATTGCTACTTATAGATCAGATTTTGATCAGTTGAAAAACGATGTATCAAAAGTAATCAGAGCTAAATTAAATCATACTTCTTCTCACTAA
- a CDS encoding AbrB/MazE/SpoVT family DNA-binding domain-containing protein: MEIKERKLRKVGNSVVMTLSKEFLESIGATATDTVYVDEEKLKDIIVKKNMSEHQKKLQQMMENSKQKHNELYKELVTK; this comes from the coding sequence GTGGAAATCAAAGAAAGAAAACTTAGAAAAGTTGGGAATTCTGTTGTTATGACATTGTCAAAAGAGTTTCTAGAAAGCATTGGTGCGACTGCGACAGACACCGTTTATGTAGACGAAGAAAAATTAAAAGATATTATTGTTAAAAAAAATATGTCAGAACATCAAAAAAAATTACAACAAATGATGGAGAACTCAAAACAAAAACATAATGAGCTGTACAAAGAATTGGTTACTAAATGA
- a CDS encoding PucR family transcriptional regulator, translating into MKLRELLSIGDLKKGKILTKEIGLDNEVDSAMVLEAIDIENWSRKNQLILTSFYALHDLPEKELENFFVKMRRIGISGLILKTDRFIKMIPEWFIELCFNYEIPLIKITQDISYEKILFTIYEPLLNYQSHVLRTYYDVRQRFTKLERHYPTVETIMQEFYDIIKLPFALKMLDKHLEISDGDLPHDAIVLSREKLKNSEFTKNDYSLLTLYSHANPKKQLALEVSIFNSYSTNCLLLVYLQDEKVKETDLVIIENAIDVLQEKFNTENLLKKERYTRLNNLADAILQNTPQNPDELNSLLREVQMQELDSYQAIAFSTKDTNTQLMKERIIALLRTLRVKSIFFDQLNYSAVLFNFNESDGKITKLQLSRLLAELLEENDTLTVAVSSLKSREGIKELLIECLDILRFNETFYNGPIVTLADIGVFKNFIREDQLENLDELIPRALYQLAENNYDLFETLYSFFQNNRNYKQTSEAMFLHSKTIRYRLNKVEQLLDIDLANPLQLLNYEIATYIIKMRRRALEKQSNTR; encoded by the coding sequence ATGAAATTAAGAGAGTTATTATCGATAGGTGACTTAAAAAAAGGTAAAATTTTGACGAAAGAGATTGGTTTAGACAATGAAGTTGACTCGGCAATGGTCTTAGAAGCGATTGACATTGAGAACTGGAGTAGAAAGAATCAGTTAATTTTGACTTCTTTCTACGCATTGCATGATCTACCCGAAAAAGAGTTGGAAAATTTTTTCGTAAAGATGCGCCGAATTGGCATCAGCGGCTTAATTTTGAAAACAGATCGATTCATTAAAATGATTCCAGAGTGGTTTATCGAATTATGTTTCAATTATGAAATTCCTTTAATTAAAATCACACAAGACATTAGCTATGAAAAAATTCTATTTACGATTTACGAGCCTTTGTTGAATTATCAGTCGCATGTCTTACGTACGTATTACGATGTGCGCCAACGTTTCACCAAATTAGAGCGCCACTACCCAACGGTTGAGACGATTATGCAAGAATTTTATGACATCATTAAATTACCCTTCGCTTTAAAAATGTTGGATAAACATCTGGAAATTAGCGATGGCGACTTACCCCATGATGCGATTGTGCTCTCAAGAGAAAAACTAAAAAACAGTGAATTCACTAAAAACGATTACTCTCTTTTAACACTTTACTCTCATGCCAACCCCAAAAAACAGTTGGCACTAGAAGTTTCTATTTTCAATAGTTATTCCACTAATTGTTTACTTCTGGTTTATTTACAAGATGAAAAGGTTAAAGAAACGGATTTAGTGATTATCGAAAATGCGATTGATGTCTTACAAGAAAAATTCAATACCGAAAATTTGTTAAAAAAAGAACGGTATACTCGTTTGAACAACTTAGCGGATGCTATTTTACAAAATACACCGCAAAATCCTGACGAGCTAAACAGTTTGCTTCGTGAAGTGCAAATGCAAGAGCTAGATTCTTACCAAGCGATTGCTTTTTCTACCAAAGACACAAATACACAACTCATGAAAGAACGAATTATTGCCTTACTTCGTACCCTGCGTGTGAAATCCATCTTCTTCGATCAGCTAAATTATTCGGCGGTCCTTTTTAACTTCAATGAAAGTGATGGAAAAATTACAAAGCTGCAATTAAGTCGTTTATTAGCTGAACTTTTAGAAGAAAACGACACGCTTACCGTTGCCGTCAGCAGTTTAAAATCACGAGAAGGGATTAAAGAGCTACTGATTGAATGTCTGGACATTCTGCGCTTTAATGAAACTTTTTATAACGGACCAATTGTCACCTTAGCCGATATCGGGGTATTTAAAAATTTTATCCGCGAAGACCAATTGGAAAATTTAGACGAATTAATTCCTCGCGCACTTTATCAATTAGCCGAAAACAACTACGATTTATTTGAAACCTTGTACAGTTTTTTCCAAAATAATCGCAACTATAAACAGACCTCTGAAGCGATGTTCCTTCATTCAAAAACGATTCGTTATCGTTTAAACAAAGTGGAACAACTTCTTGATATTGACTTAGCCAATCCCTTGCAATTGTTAAATTATGAAATTGCCACATACATTATAAAGATGAGGAGACGTGCACTTGAAAAACAATCAAACACTCGCTAA
- a CDS encoding dicarboxylate/amino acid:cation symporter: MKKPSMITQIAIAVVVGILVGLLIPASGNYLKIVGDVFLRLMQMAIPILILGQIVQAVGSINPKELTSLGGRTIAVFGISSLAAALWGVLMAVIFNPGYGVKMTGFQDASIKAQEISITDTILNFVPKNIFDSLTQGSIIQIIVFALFFGLALNKYLQSHPETQLFQIIVDFNEVIITVIRYVMYLAPLGIFALIASTISHLGLQIILPLVKYLLVYGLGTILFLGIWILVITLYCKVSPLRLITNMKNMSVMALATTSSAITLPVALEETEAKLGLSKRITNLVLPLGMSLNSNGSAMHMAFTVMTIAQMYQLEFDITKMIYLAITATFVSLANAVVPGAGLVSLAVIVPQMGLPIESIAIFAGVEWFVGMLRTILNVNSDVYSAILVAKSVDEIDYTVFNSSNK, translated from the coding sequence ATGAAAAAACCGTCCATGATCACCCAAATTGCAATTGCTGTTGTCGTAGGAATCCTCGTAGGACTCTTGATTCCTGCTAGCGGCAATTACTTGAAAATAGTTGGAGATGTCTTTTTGCGACTGATGCAAATGGCTATTCCTATCTTGATCTTAGGGCAAATTGTCCAAGCAGTTGGCAGTATTAATCCAAAAGAATTAACGAGCCTTGGGGGTAGAACAATCGCTGTTTTCGGGATTTCCTCCTTAGCTGCCGCTTTATGGGGCGTCCTAATGGCAGTCATTTTTAATCCAGGATACGGTGTTAAAATGACTGGCTTCCAAGATGCTTCTATTAAAGCGCAAGAAATCTCAATTACTGATACGATTTTAAATTTCGTTCCGAAAAATATTTTTGATTCACTGACTCAAGGATCGATTATTCAAATTATTGTCTTTGCATTATTTTTTGGTTTAGCACTGAATAAATACTTACAAAGCCATCCAGAGACACAACTCTTCCAAATAATTGTGGACTTTAATGAAGTTATCATTACAGTCATTCGATACGTCATGTATCTAGCACCTCTGGGGATTTTTGCTTTAATTGCTTCAACAATTAGTCACTTAGGCCTTCAAATTATTTTACCGTTAGTGAAGTATCTATTGGTCTATGGATTAGGAACTATTTTATTTTTGGGCATCTGGATTTTGGTTATCACATTGTACTGTAAAGTAAGTCCACTACGTTTAATTACAAACATGAAAAATATGTCTGTGATGGCCTTGGCGACAACTTCTTCAGCAATTACTTTACCAGTAGCTTTGGAAGAAACAGAAGCAAAATTAGGTTTAAGTAAGCGAATTACTAACTTAGTGTTGCCGTTAGGTATGTCATTAAACAGTAACGGTTCAGCGATGCATATGGCTTTTACTGTAATGACTATCGCTCAGATGTATCAGCTAGAGTTTGATATTACGAAAATGATTTACTTAGCAATTACAGCAACGTTTGTCTCACTAGCAAACGCAGTTGTTCCCGGTGCGGGCTTAGTCTCACTGGCAGTGATTGTTCCGCAAATGGGTTTACCCATTGAGAGTATTGCAATTTTTGCAGGCGTCGAATGGTTTGTTGGCATGTTACGAACAATTTTAAATGTCAATTCAGATGTTTACTCTGCTATTCTAGTTGCAAAATCAGTGGATGAAATTGACTATACTGTCTTTAACAGTAGCAATAAGTAG